A genome region from Vicia villosa cultivar HV-30 ecotype Madison, WI unplaced genomic scaffold, Vvil1.0 ctg.000606F_1_1, whole genome shotgun sequence includes the following:
- the LOC131629805 gene encoding uncharacterized protein LOC131629805 yields MIILSYNIHGGGNRAKRKRVRFLIQKGDVDLCFMQETKLSGIGVEAVRELWGGIDVEWSYSDATGASSGILTMWKKDFFSLIYSFRGEGFLGLCVEKDGKMIYYVNVYASCDKVIRRRTWKNLCEFKHNKIVGSWCIGGDFNSISTIDERIGVTCSDYSRDSRSFNEFIEEMELVDLPTIGGKFTWFKSNEKVMSRIDRFLLSECYIEDNKVDGQYIGERDVSDHAPIWLKNNRKDWGPKPFKFNNLWLKHEEFDNFVKEEWNQIVVKGRGDYFLVEKLKILKSRISWWNKTIYGWIDLKIDKDVKEMNSLDNLFVHFACNVPEELVDKRLKVVEDFWNNLNKK; encoded by the coding sequence ATGATTATTCTTTCATATAATATCCATGGTGGCGGGAATCGGGCTAAGCGCAAGAGAGTCAGATTCCTAATTCAAAAGGGAGATGTTGATCTTTGCTTCATGCAAGAAACAAAACTTAGTGGAATTGGTGTGGAAGCGGTTAGAGAGTTGTGGGGAGGTATTGATGTTGAATGGTCTTACTCGGATGCTACCGGAGCCTCCAGTGGAATTCTAACTATGTGGAAGAAAGACTTCTTTTCTCTCATCTATAGTTTTAGGGGAGAAGGCTTCCTTGGTCTTTGTGTAGAGAAAGATGGAAAAATGATCTATTATGTCAATGTTTATGCTTCATGTGACAAAGTCATTAGGAGAAGAACATGGAAGAATCTTTGTGAGTTCAAGCATAATAAAATCGTTGGATCTTGGTGCATTGGGGGTGACTTCAACTCTATATCTACTATTGATGAAAGAATTGGTGTTACTTGTAGTGACTATAGTAGGGACTCAAGATCTTTCAATGAATTCATAGAGGAAATGGAGTTGGTGGATCTTCCCACTATAGGTGGCAAGTTTACTTGGTTCAAAAGCAACGAGAAGGTGATGAGTAGAATCGATAGATTTTTATTATCGGAGTGCTACATAGAAGATAATAAGGTGGATGGTCAATATATAGGAGAGAGGGATGTGTCGGACCATGCACCCATTTGGTTGAAAAACAATAGAAAGGATTGGGGACCTAAGCCTTTTAAGTTTAACAACTTATGGCTAAAGCATGAGGAGTTTGATAATTTTGTTAAAGAGGAGTGGAATCAAATAGTAGTGAAAGGGAGAGGGGACTATTTCTTGGTGGAAAAACTTAAAATCCTTAAAAGTCGGATCTCTTGGTGGAATAAAACGATTTATGGGTGGATTGACCTCAAGATTGACAAAGACGTGAAAGAGATGAATTCTTTAGATAacttgtttgttcattttgcaTGTAATGTTCCGGAAGAGTTAGTTGATAAGAGATTGAAAGTGGTGGAGGACTTTTGGAATAACCTTAACAAAAAATAA